GCATACTACCTAAAAATTGAAGACGTCTTCTATGATAAGGACGCAGAGCTGAATCATGCGAAGGTGCAGCTACAGGAGTATTCAGATGAGCTGTTAGCATGGGTACATGAAGTGAAGGCCCCTTTAACAACTATAAATTTAATGTTAGATCGTATCGAAGACTCAACTTTGCGTAGGAAGTTAGAGACCGAATGGTTAAGGTTGCATCTGCTTGTCGATCAGCAATTACACCAAACACGTCTTGCAACGATTGAAAAGGATAATTTTTTAAGTGAAATAGAACTGCGCGATGTTGTTTACAAAGAAATACGTGCGATGCAAGCATGGTGCTTAGAAAAGGATATCGGCTTTGATGTTGGTGAATTAACAGAAGTGGTTTTAACTGATAGTAAATGGATAGCGTTCATTGTAAGGCAAATTCTATCAAATGCTATTAAATATAGCCCTATTAATACAGAAATCTTTATTTTTACAGAGGTTGATTCATCTGGTGCAACGTTGTTACATATTAAGGATAATGGCATTGGAATAAGAACAGATGATATGCCACGGATTTTCCAGAAATCGTATACAGGAACGGCAGGCAGAGAATCTGCACAGTCAACGGGGATGGGCTTGTATTTAGCACATAACATTGCTCAAAAAATTGGCGTTCGTATTAGTGTACAATCAGTAGTAGGGGAAGGGTCAGTCTTTACACTACGATTCCCATTACAAAATGAATATGCCAAACTAACAGGTAGATGACGAAATTGTCACCTACCTTTTTATATTGTCATGTAAAACGCACGAATTGAACGTGTAGACAGGGTACACTTGTAGTATAGAAAGGGGCGTTAACCTGTGGCAGTTTTAATTGGACGTAAAGTAAAAAAAGTATATGGTAAAAAATCGACGGCACAAGAGGTGTTGAAAGGTATAGATTTAGAAGTGAATGAAGGAGAGTTTGTTGGCATTATGGGTCCGTCAGGCTCAGGGAAGACGACATTATTAAATGTGTTGTGTTCGATTGATTTTGCAACGGAAGGTGTCATTGAAATAAATGGACAAAGCTTACGAGGGATGAAAGAAAAAGCTTTAGCTAATTTCCGTCGCGAACAGCTTGGGTTCATATTCCAAGATTATAATTTATTGGACACTTTGACAGTGAAGGAAAACATCTTGCTGCCATTAGCGATTAGCAAGTTACCGAAAGCTGTAGCAGAAAGTCGTGTCAAAGAGCTTACTTATTTACTTGGTATTGGAGATATATTAAATAAATACCCAAATGAAATTTCTGGCGGTCAAAAGCAACGTACATCGGCTGCGCGTGCATTAATTACAAATCCATCAATGGTCTTTGCGGATGAACCTACAGGTGCACTGGATTCGAAATCAGCAACAGCTCTGTTGAAGAATTTGCAAAGTATTAATGAAACCAAGAAAGCGACAATTATGATGGTAACGCATGATGCAGTGGCAGCGAGTTTCTGTACACGTGTTTTGTTTTTAAAAGATGGGCTGATTTACAGTGAACTATACAAAGGTGATAAAACAAGACAGGCATTTTTCCAAGAAATCATGCATACGCAAAGTGTGCTAGGCGGTGACGGTTATGAGTCTTAGTAAGCTTGTATTCCGAAGTATGAAGAAAAATATGAAACATTATTATTTATACTTCTTTGCACTTATTTTTAGTGTGACACTCTATTTTTCTTTTGTGACATTACAGCATAATGGTGAAGTTTTTGATTCCGTTCAAAAGAGTGGCACAGCATCAGCAGGATTTAAGGCTGCAACTTATATTTTGTACTTTATTATTTTATTTTTCGTGTTATATGCAAACCACTTATTTATGAAGCGTCGTAGCAAGGAAATTGGCTTGTATCAGCTAATAGGAATGACAAAGGGATTAATTGTACGCTTATTGGCTTTAGAAAGCATTCTATTATTTGTAGGAGCTGTCGCTGTAGGGATAATTGTTGGTTTCTTTAGCTCTCGCCTAATCGCCATGATTTTATTGCGTATCATTGAAAAAGAGACGCTTGTGAAAATGACCTTTAGTACTCAAGCATTGCAGCAGTCTATTGTTGTTTTCGCTATCTTATTAGTGATCGTCTTGTTCCAAATGACGTGGATGATTCACCGTGTATCACTATTATCCTTATTTAGCGCGGCTAAACAAGCAGATGAGCGTGTAAAACGATTCAGCCCATTACAAATGGTTATTGGCTTTTTAGGGCTTGTACTCATTGCATATGGCTACTATGCATCAACGAAATTATTTGATATTAATAATGCAGGCAATCTATTTAATAATATGATTATTATTTTGGCTACAACAATTGGGGGAACATTCCTAGTTTTCCGTTTCTCTGTAGCATTTATAATGAATACTGTTCGTTTAAAGAAAAATGGACATTTGACTGTCCATGATGTATTAGCGTTAACACCAATTATGCAT
This genomic interval from Lysinibacillus sphaericus contains the following:
- a CDS encoding sensor histidine kinase, with product MLFLFIRERLAWIGFFVFLLVVLNILFSLDIGLVGISIWYVNMIMIVAFFIFLLWRYTKEIGQLKDFLGNVDSRLDDAHARSLALSPFQEAYYLKIEDVFYDKDAELNHAKVQLQEYSDELLAWVHEVKAPLTTINLMLDRIEDSTLRRKLETEWLRLHLLVDQQLHQTRLATIEKDNFLSEIELRDVVYKEIRAMQAWCLEKDIGFDVGELTEVVLTDSKWIAFIVRQILSNAIKYSPINTEIFIFTEVDSSGATLLHIKDNGIGIRTDDMPRIFQKSYTGTAGRESAQSTGMGLYLAHNIAQKIGVRISVQSVVGEGSVFTLRFPLQNEYAKLTGR
- a CDS encoding ABC transporter ATP-binding protein, giving the protein MAVLIGRKVKKVYGKKSTAQEVLKGIDLEVNEGEFVGIMGPSGSGKTTLLNVLCSIDFATEGVIEINGQSLRGMKEKALANFRREQLGFIFQDYNLLDTLTVKENILLPLAISKLPKAVAESRVKELTYLLGIGDILNKYPNEISGGQKQRTSAARALITNPSMVFADEPTGALDSKSATALLKNLQSINETKKATIMMVTHDAVAASFCTRVLFLKDGLIYSELYKGDKTRQAFFQEIMHTQSVLGGDGYES